From a region of the Campylobacter showae genome:
- a CDS encoding cytochrome c3 family protein, whose protein sequence is MRNLSKTLLGLLMGVSVFASQACCEEHNMQMSQQARDVIANPKGTLQSRGVISLQDYIVEEQEMYEWLFKNHPIFTKYGGKTVGKLDVHDRGLEWLAEGHGFDMSKASKRDGGKGYSSMMYRIPAGSSLQFPNKFVGSEKCGECHPAQYEVWSRSRHATTIRFPGEHPEVNNNLTDPVFSPDTASILPQGITPDVIYATVGHLRTKFGYVDAWLLRGTYHIEGGNLKDGTGQVVAGGNQFQRTWALNLTPETVKKIKDFVPDFPETLADYGDNGGYVRGLASYAAKYKKSMFFQANGSYCEVCHPFKFDFKTKKEFYAALGNAKELQKHTISKGVSCEECHGAGGHLDGATNFRTSNCERCHQRFNYSPDLARANPLNQGKLDLSLSSKFKSMGPGCGSEGSQSYFTAHYDKGMRCTTCHDPHDNTGPVVGDKTIKGVNYNSEQGYLSALYTKPKIRKDCQDCHKEQAYIASRADTHKDNTCASCHMPFMMSCENFYAIQFQDNAGFDTQRRSHIWKIDVDPTRKSLVAGDAAKGPRDAKDWHFQRDKNGHNFVDLMWACARTSWADKDMQDTKGCHSPVLSELKPTLHFKNQKQVYDEVMGWQTPVKNDFSQVKIGIEGLYAILETKKLSPSDKTRVYELIEKAQDTVDLLQKDGSWGMHGFKYTKQRLDASKEYIKEAQRIINNNL, encoded by the coding sequence ATGAGGAATTTAAGTAAAACCTTATTAGGTTTGCTTATGGGCGTTAGCGTCTTCGCATCGCAAGCCTGTTGCGAAGAACACAACATGCAGATGTCTCAACAAGCGCGAGACGTCATAGCAAACCCAAAAGGCACGCTTCAAAGTAGAGGCGTAATATCCTTGCAAGACTACATCGTAGAAGAGCAAGAGATGTATGAGTGGCTGTTTAAAAACCACCCGATTTTCACAAAATACGGCGGTAAAACAGTCGGTAAACTAGATGTTCACGACCGTGGACTTGAGTGGCTTGCCGAAGGTCACGGCTTTGATATGTCAAAAGCTAGTAAAAGAGACGGCGGTAAAGGCTACAGCTCTATGATGTATAGGATACCTGCTGGTTCGTCTTTGCAGTTCCCTAACAAATTCGTAGGATCAGAAAAGTGCGGCGAGTGCCACCCTGCGCAGTACGAGGTATGGAGCAGATCGCGCCACGCCACTACTATCCGCTTCCCCGGCGAGCACCCGGAGGTTAACAACAACCTAACCGATCCGGTATTTAGCCCTGATACTGCGTCTATCTTGCCTCAAGGTATTACCCCGGACGTTATTTACGCCACCGTCGGACACCTAAGAACCAAATTCGGCTACGTAGACGCGTGGTTGCTGCGAGGAACTTACCACATAGAGGGCGGTAACCTAAAAGACGGTACTGGTCAAGTCGTAGCAGGCGGTAACCAATTCCAAAGAACTTGGGCGCTAAATTTAACTCCTGAAACAGTTAAGAAAATCAAAGATTTCGTTCCTGATTTTCCGGAAACTCTAGCTGATTACGGCGATAACGGCGGATACGTCAGAGGTCTAGCCTCATACGCCGCTAAATACAAAAAGTCAATGTTCTTCCAAGCAAACGGCTCTTACTGCGAAGTTTGCCACCCGTTCAAATTTGACTTCAAAACCAAGAAAGAGTTCTATGCGGCTCTTGGTAATGCTAAAGAGCTTCAAAAGCACACTATCTCTAAAGGCGTAAGCTGCGAGGAGTGTCACGGAGCCGGCGGTCACCTTGACGGAGCTACAAACTTTAGAACATCAAACTGCGAACGCTGTCACCAAAGATTTAACTATAGCCCAGACCTAGCTAGAGCCAATCCTCTAAACCAAGGCAAGCTTGACCTATCTCTAAGCTCTAAATTTAAATCAATGGGGCCAGGATGCGGATCTGAGGGTTCACAATCATACTTTACCGCTCACTACGATAAAGGCATGCGCTGCACCACTTGCCACGATCCTCACGATAACACAGGTCCGGTTGTAGGCGATAAGACTATCAAGGGCGTAAACTATAACTCAGAGCAAGGCTACCTAAGTGCGCTTTACACCAAACCAAAAATCAGAAAAGATTGTCAAGATTGCCACAAAGAGCAAGCATATATCGCTTCAAGAGCCGATACGCATAAAGATAACACTTGCGCATCTTGCCACATGCCGTTCATGATGAGCTGCGAGAACTTCTACGCTATCCAGTTCCAAGACAATGCTGGATTTGATACTCAAAGAAGATCTCACATCTGGAAGATCGACGTAGATCCTACTAGAAAATCTCTAGTTGCGGGCGACGCTGCTAAAGGACCGAGAGACGCTAAAGATTGGCACTTCCAAAGGGATAAAAACGGACACAACTTCGTTGACCTAATGTGGGCGTGCGCTAGAACGTCTTGGGCGGATAAAGATATGCAAGATACTAAAGGCTGCCATAGCCCTGTTCTATCTGAGCTAAAACCTACCCTACACTTCAAGAACCAAAAACAGGTTTACGACGAAGTAATGGGATGGCAAACTCCTGTTAAAAACGACTTCTCTCAAGTCAAAATCGGTATCGAGGGACTTTACGCTATCTTAGAAACTAAGAAACTAAGCCCTAGCGATAAGACAAGAGTTTATGAGCTAATCGAAAAAGCGCAAGACACAGTTGACTTGCTACAAAAAGACGGCTCATGGGGTATGCACGGCTTTAAATATACAAAACAAAGACTCGACGCTTCTAAAGAGTACATCAAAGAAGCCCAAAGAATCATAAACAACAATTTATGA
- a CDS encoding FKBP-type peptidyl-prolyl cis-trans isomerase encodes MRFKFSKNPLLALCLTAGCVLCASAADKEAMTQEQKESYSIGISTGTYISAQLKKQESLGVKFDSKSILDGFADAFKKEQKLTDEEIISLLNQRDEKLNKLTQDALKKALEKNLKEGEEFMAKNAKNKKVKTTKSGLQYEVMAVGDGDKPRPESVVALNYKAYLINGKVFDDTYSRNEPAILSMVNLIDGLQEGLMMMNGNSKYKFVIPSHLAYGDEGADEIPGGSTLIFEVELVKALKPGELAGAAKKLSETQPRNFHGAHSHGSSVGR; translated from the coding sequence ATGCGTTTTAAATTTAGCAAAAACCCGCTTTTAGCTCTTTGCCTAACGGCCGGCTGCGTTTTATGCGCTAGTGCGGCGGATAAAGAGGCGATGACGCAAGAGCAAAAAGAATCATACAGTATCGGAATTTCAACCGGAACCTATATATCCGCACAACTAAAAAAACAAGAAAGCCTAGGTGTTAAATTTGACAGCAAGTCCATTTTAGACGGCTTTGCAGACGCCTTTAAAAAAGAACAAAAACTAACAGACGAAGAAATAATCTCCCTGCTCAATCAAAGGGACGAAAAATTAAATAAGCTAACCCAAGACGCGCTTAAAAAAGCGCTTGAAAAAAATTTAAAAGAGGGCGAAGAATTTATGGCGAAAAACGCCAAAAACAAAAAGGTCAAAACGACTAAATCAGGGCTTCAGTACGAAGTCATGGCAGTCGGCGACGGCGATAAGCCAAGACCCGAGAGCGTAGTCGCGCTAAACTACAAAGCCTACCTCATAAACGGCAAAGTTTTTGACGACACGTACTCTAGAAACGAGCCTGCGATCCTTTCGATGGTAAATTTGATAGACGGCTTGCAAGAGGGCCTCATGATGATGAACGGCAACTCAAAATATAAATTCGTCATCCCGTCTCACCTAGCTTACGGAGACGAGGGCGCAGACGAGATACCGGGCGGCTCGACGTTGATTTTTGAAGTCGAGCTAGTAAAGGCGCTAAAACCTGGCGAGCTAGCCGGCGCAGCCAAAAAACTAAGCGAAACTCAGCCGCGAAATTTCCATGGCGCGCATAGCCACGGAAGTAGCGTTGGTAGATAA
- a CDS encoding 4Fe-4S dicluster domain-containing protein, which yields MKEQNTRRTFFKFLASGAAVAGATSVLGKSINLDAPTENGKKPHYGMIFDQNKCVGCTDCEVACQKVNLVPKGQMRLFIQDKTDPLNLKEKRYVRVSCQQCEDAPCVTVCPTKACHKDEKTGITTMNTDDCIACKYCIVACPYDVRFINHETKAAESCNFCLDTNLKDGHEPACIEACRYEAIVFGDLNDEESHISKLLRVKDSLRMHPECGTKPSLRYIPAVKLGV from the coding sequence ATGAAAGAGCAAAATACAAGAAGGACGTTTTTTAAATTCCTTGCTTCTGGAGCGGCGGTTGCGGGAGCGACTAGCGTACTAGGCAAGAGTATAAATTTAGACGCCCCTACGGAAAACGGCAAAAAGCCGCACTACGGCATGATCTTTGATCAGAATAAATGCGTCGGCTGTACCGACTGCGAGGTCGCCTGTCAAAAAGTAAATTTGGTTCCAAAAGGCCAGATGAGGCTTTTTATCCAGGATAAAACCGATCCGCTAAATTTAAAAGAAAAACGCTACGTCAGGGTTTCCTGCCAGCAGTGCGAGGACGCGCCGTGCGTGACCGTTTGCCCGACAAAAGCCTGCCACAAGGACGAAAAAACCGGCATCACGACGATGAACACCGACGACTGCATCGCCTGTAAATACTGCATCGTCGCCTGTCCTTACGACGTGCGCTTTATAAATCACGAAACCAAAGCCGCAGAGAGCTGCAACTTCTGCTTGGATACGAATTTAAAAGACGGCCACGAGCCTGCCTGCATCGAGGCATGCAGATACGAGGCGATCGTGTTCGGCGATCTAAACGACGAAGAGTCGCACATCAGCAAGCTACTTCGCGTCAAAGACAGCCTACGAATGCATCCTGAGTGCGGCACGAAGCCGAGCCTTCGCTATATTCCTGCGGTTAAATTGGGGGTGTGA
- the nrfD gene encoding NrfD/PsrC family molybdoenzyme membrane anchor subunit, translating into MNGAINFTATFSHGVEWGWPIAVYLLLAGMSGGALVVAILVKFYKKQTESTPLFKAASLLSFVAILLGMVCLVADLERPLLFWKILINYNFTSVMSVGVAALCVYIPLSFVACLYAFEADLSGFLSRRLTFLKGLFTLVMKILNALRPLLLALTLVFAVAICAYTGFLISVLVRFPILNTAVLPALFVASGLSAGIAGSSLIAALFFKADPHGGDLKILHAVEWPVLAMEILLIGMIFVSLVTGSDVQKAASAAFSDGIYAQLFWLGVVGVGFCVPLVLNFALGKKIAHTAFAFYVSALASVVGVLLLRMFILYAGQTYDIIM; encoded by the coding sequence ATGAACGGAGCTATAAATTTCACTGCGACCTTCTCGCACGGCGTAGAGTGGGGCTGGCCGATTGCGGTTTATCTTTTGCTAGCGGGTATGAGCGGCGGCGCTTTGGTAGTCGCGATCCTCGTCAAATTTTATAAAAAGCAGACCGAAAGCACGCCGCTGTTTAAGGCTGCGTCGTTGCTATCTTTCGTAGCAATCCTTCTGGGTATGGTCTGCCTGGTAGCCGATTTAGAGCGGCCGCTACTTTTTTGGAAAATTTTGATTAACTATAACTTCACCTCGGTTATGTCCGTGGGCGTGGCGGCGCTTTGCGTCTATATCCCGCTTAGCTTCGTAGCCTGCCTTTATGCGTTTGAAGCTGATCTTAGCGGATTTTTATCACGCAGACTTACTTTTTTAAAAGGGCTTTTCACGCTCGTAATGAAAATTTTAAACGCGCTTCGCCCGCTACTTCTTGCGCTTACGCTTGTTTTTGCGGTCGCGATCTGCGCCTATACGGGCTTTTTGATCTCGGTTTTGGTTAGATTTCCTATCCTTAATACCGCTGTTTTACCTGCGCTTTTCGTGGCGTCTGGCTTATCTGCGGGTATCGCAGGCTCTAGCCTCATAGCCGCGCTTTTCTTTAAAGCAGACCCGCACGGCGGCGATCTAAAAATTCTACACGCGGTCGAGTGGCCGGTTTTAGCGATGGAAATTTTATTAATCGGTATGATTTTCGTCTCGCTAGTAACGGGCAGCGACGTGCAGAAAGCCGCGAGCGCCGCATTTAGCGATGGAATTTACGCTCAGCTATTTTGGCTAGGCGTCGTAGGCGTAGGATTTTGCGTACCGCTAGTTTTAAATTTCGCACTGGGCAAAAAGATCGCTCACACCGCGTTTGCGTTCTACGTTAGCGCGCTTGCTAGCGTGGTCGGAGTATTACTTCTTAGAATGTTTATACTATACGCAGGTCAAACTTACGATATAATAATGTAA
- the ccsA gene encoding cytochrome c biogenesis protein CcsA, with product MGVNLFRFFTSYKFALCLLFILAAGAGVATFLESIYDTQTAKILVYEARWYECVMSALALCLLGIIIKTKMWRRFGSFVLHAAFIVIFIGAALTRYLGAEGVLHVRAGESGNEMVSVKPFLQIRTKDAFFEYPLNLTQIGDNNFSFTQTINSKNFTVKFDSYKPAPKGERGTLVVKSGFEGQREQTAKIHGGVGWLGEPSMLNFDGEEIMLTWGSRLVSLPFSIKLIKFELERYPGSQSPSSYSSDVEALSDAGEVLTRYKIYMNHPLNLQGFKLFQSSYDADEQGTVLEVNRDPGKIPTYIGYFLLCAGVIGNFFTKNSRFLKLINFIKNSRFSLVAAFIALGFLNFNANAAEQNGSEILKTFAANTAAHANGEFAKLLVQDYAGRIKPLSTEAGEIVNKISGTDSLYGLSAEQIVLGMNLNPALWQEIKIVKIKNGEIKKMLNLSGDYASFRDAFDANGEYKLATQVEAANEKPLSKRGTLDNDLIKFDERLNIAYLTFKGTFFKFIPVANDPQNAWLSPNDAFGDERVDTNAKSMLNDYITGLQEGISDNNWGKADSALAALRNYQRTASAEILPSVSRVDAEVFYNRASVFKKLVYFYWILGFAALLLGLASVFLSRRILPLERAILAAFALGFAVHTAALALRWYVSGHAPWSDSYESMIYIGWSGALAGMIFFRRSLLALAASALLAGIVMLVAHMSFVNPQITNLVPVLKSYWLSIHVSVITASYGFLGLGCVLGLIALGLMAFKNKANEARLNEQIRYIAAIDEASLIIGICLLTLGNFFGGIWANESWGRYWGWDSKETWSYVSILVYAIALHLRFIPKLNSLYVFLIASVFSYASIAMTYFGVNFYLTGMHSYASGDLPPVHISVYIALGCMLLITALAFRGRDVKTI from the coding sequence TTGGGCGTAAATTTATTTAGATTTTTCACTTCTTACAAATTTGCGCTCTGCCTCCTCTTTATCCTAGCCGCAGGCGCCGGCGTCGCAACCTTTTTAGAGAGCATTTACGACACGCAAACGGCTAAAATTTTAGTCTACGAGGCGCGCTGGTACGAGTGCGTTATGAGCGCGCTCGCGCTTTGCTTGCTCGGCATAATCATAAAAACAAAAATGTGGCGCCGCTTCGGCTCATTCGTTCTGCATGCGGCATTTATCGTCATCTTTATCGGTGCGGCTTTGACGCGTTATCTGGGCGCTGAGGGCGTACTGCACGTAAGGGCGGGTGAGAGCGGAAATGAGATGGTGAGCGTAAAACCGTTTTTGCAAATACGCACCAAAGACGCATTTTTCGAGTATCCGCTAAATTTAACCCAAATCGGCGATAATAATTTTAGCTTCACGCAAACCATAAACTCAAAAAATTTCACCGTCAAATTTGACTCATATAAGCCCGCGCCAAAAGGCGAGCGCGGTACTCTCGTAGTAAAATCGGGCTTTGAAGGGCAGCGCGAACAAACAGCCAAAATCCACGGCGGCGTAGGCTGGCTGGGCGAGCCTAGTATGCTAAATTTTGACGGCGAGGAGATAATGCTAACCTGGGGCTCAAGGCTAGTTAGCTTGCCGTTTTCGATAAAGCTTATTAAATTTGAGCTTGAACGCTACCCAGGCTCTCAAAGCCCGTCCTCATACTCTAGCGACGTAGAGGCGCTTTCAGACGCGGGCGAGGTTTTAACGAGATATAAAATTTACATGAATCATCCGCTAAATTTGCAAGGCTTTAAACTCTTTCAATCATCCTACGACGCGGACGAGCAAGGCACGGTGCTAGAGGTCAACCGCGACCCGGGCAAAATCCCGACCTATATCGGATATTTCTTGCTTTGCGCCGGCGTTATCGGCAACTTTTTTACTAAAAATAGCCGCTTTTTAAAGCTCATAAATTTCATCAAAAACAGCAGATTTTCGCTCGTCGCGGCCTTTATCGCGCTTGGTTTTTTAAATTTTAATGCAAACGCGGCCGAGCAAAACGGGAGCGAGATTTTAAAAACTTTCGCCGCAAACACCGCCGCTCACGCTAACGGCGAATTTGCAAAGCTTCTCGTGCAAGACTACGCGGGCAGGATAAAGCCGCTTAGCACCGAAGCGGGCGAAATCGTAAATAAAATCTCGGGCACGGACTCGCTTTACGGCCTAAGCGCCGAACAAATCGTGCTTGGTATGAATCTAAATCCCGCGCTGTGGCAAGAGATAAAAATCGTCAAGATAAAAAACGGCGAGATAAAAAAGATGCTAAATTTGAGCGGAGATTACGCGAGTTTTAGAGATGCGTTTGACGCAAACGGCGAGTATAAACTGGCCACACAGGTCGAAGCCGCGAACGAAAAACCTCTATCAAAACGAGGCACGCTCGATAACGACCTCATCAAATTTGACGAGCGACTAAACATCGCGTATCTAACGTTTAAGGGCACGTTTTTTAAATTTATCCCGGTAGCAAACGACCCGCAAAATGCCTGGCTCTCGCCAAACGACGCATTTGGCGACGAGCGAGTCGATACCAATGCAAAAAGCATGCTAAACGACTATATAACTGGCCTGCAAGAAGGCATCTCGGATAATAACTGGGGCAAGGCCGACTCCGCACTAGCCGCACTAAGAAACTATCAGCGAACGGCTTCGGCGGAAATTTTACCTAGCGTTAGCAGAGTCGATGCCGAAGTCTTTTACAATCGTGCTTCGGTGTTTAAAAAACTGGTTTATTTCTACTGGATTTTGGGCTTTGCCGCGCTTTTGCTTGGGCTTGCTTCAGTGTTTTTATCGAGGCGAATTTTACCGCTTGAGCGAGCGATTTTAGCGGCGTTTGCGCTTGGATTTGCGGTGCATACGGCAGCTTTGGCGCTACGCTGGTACGTCTCGGGGCATGCGCCTTGGAGCGATAGCTACGAATCAATGATCTATATCGGCTGGTCCGGAGCGCTAGCTGGGATGATATTTTTTAGACGTTCGTTGCTTGCGCTTGCGGCGTCGGCGCTGCTGGCCGGCATCGTGATGCTAGTGGCTCACATGAGCTTCGTAAATCCGCAGATAACGAATTTAGTCCCGGTACTAAAGTCTTATTGGCTCAGTATCCACGTCTCGGTCATCACGGCTAGCTACGGATTTTTGGGCCTTGGCTGCGTGCTTGGGCTTATCGCGCTAGGACTCATGGCGTTTAAAAACAAAGCCAACGAGGCTAGACTAAACGAGCAGATTAGATATATCGCGGCGATCGATGAAGCAAGCCTGATTATCGGCATTTGCCTACTGACGCTTGGAAATTTTTTCGGCGGAATCTGGGCGAACGAGAGCTGGGGGCGCTACTGGGGTTGGGATAGCAAAGAAACATGGTCGTACGTCTCGATCCTGGTTTACGCGATCGCGCTACATCTGCGCTTTATACCGAAGCTAAATTCGCTCTACGTATTTTTGATCGCATCGGTGTTTTCTTACGCCTCGATCGCGATGACTTATTTTGGCGTAAATTTTTACCTAACGGGCATGCACTCTTACGCCAGCGGAGATTTGCCGCCGGTGCACATTAGCGTATATATCGCGCTTGGATGCATGCTCTTGATAACCGCGCTAGCCTTTAGAGGGCGCGACGTAAAAACGATTTAA
- a CDS encoding tetratricopeptide repeat protein produces the protein MYKKLLTAAVLCASANAGFIQEGMQAQQSGDHKKLIEIYEKACHEENKASGCYNLAVVYFEGTGGVEKNYEKAINLYQKACNAKFALACNNLGYIYESGNGATQDFAKAAAYYEKACQDDEGCTSLGLLYANGAGVKTDIKKAISLYTKACDYGDMMGCNNLGYLHLEGMGVEKDYVKAKAFYEKACAGSVGIGCDNLGFLYAFGQGTEQDYAKAKEFYEKSCALNYDKGCNNLAIMYAEGKGVAADVAKAKELFDKSCAKGLKVACENAEFLKPETNKTK, from the coding sequence ATGTATAAAAAACTACTAACGGCGGCGGTTTTATGCGCTAGCGCAAACGCGGGCTTTATCCAAGAGGGCATGCAAGCCCAGCAAAGCGGCGACCATAAAAAGCTGATAGAAATCTACGAAAAAGCCTGCCACGAGGAAAACAAGGCTTCGGGCTGCTACAACCTTGCAGTGGTGTATTTCGAAGGCACTGGCGGCGTAGAGAAAAATTATGAAAAGGCGATAAATTTATACCAAAAAGCTTGCAACGCCAAATTTGCGCTTGCTTGCAACAATCTAGGCTACATCTACGAAAGCGGCAACGGCGCGACTCAGGACTTTGCTAAAGCAGCCGCATACTACGAAAAAGCCTGCCAAGACGACGAAGGCTGCACTTCGCTAGGGCTACTTTACGCAAACGGCGCGGGCGTCAAAACCGATATCAAAAAAGCCATCTCGCTCTACACCAAAGCCTGCGACTACGGCGATATGATGGGATGCAATAACCTAGGCTATCTGCACCTTGAAGGCATGGGCGTAGAAAAAGACTACGTCAAAGCAAAAGCCTTTTACGAAAAGGCCTGCGCGGGCAGCGTCGGTATCGGCTGCGACAACCTAGGCTTTTTGTATGCATTCGGTCAAGGCACGGAGCAAGACTATGCTAAAGCTAAAGAATTTTACGAAAAATCCTGCGCCCTAAACTACGACAAAGGCTGCAACAACCTAGCCATAATGTACGCCGAGGGCAAAGGCGTCGCGGCCGATGTCGCCAAGGCCAAAGAGCTCTTTGACAAAAGCTGCGCAAAAGGCCTAAAAGTCGCGTGCGAGAATGCGGAGTTTTTAAAACCGGAAACAAATAAAACTAAATAA